Part of the Phyllopteryx taeniolatus isolate TA_2022b unplaced genomic scaffold, UOR_Ptae_1.2 contig_28, whole genome shotgun sequence genome is shown below.
ACCCTCCAGAAAAGACCCCCAATTCCGGAGTATGGATTCCCTGATTCTTCCAGCCAAGCGCAAAACAACCGCTCTGCGGAAGAGGACTCCCCGCGACCGAAACAGAGTCCGAACCCTGACAATGTCATAGTTCCCGCTCCCATCTAATAAATCCCCAATCGTACTTATTCCTGCCCTCTCAAAGGTATCGCTGAACATTCTCTCCCCACTCCCTGGCCCTCCGCCCATGAGATCGGGGTTGAACCTCAGCGGAACTTTCAGCGATTGTTGCAGCGACTTTGGCTCTGCACTCACCCATGGCCTGAGTGACCACCATCCCTCCAGAACCTCCCTCTCAAAGGGATCGAGGGCGGAGAACAATGACCTCGGCAACATTTGACATAAGTTATAGTCACCAAAATGCCCCAACCCCCGCAGGGTGGGTATAACAAAGTCCTTCCACGGGGCTGTGAAGGAAGagtccaaatattttttgatgatttttagcCTTAAAGATTTCTTCTTCGTGTATATGTCAATCAACCCCAAACCACCTGCTCCATGATCCCCTATCAACGTAGCATGACTCACCAGACCCTTTTCTCTCTTCCACAAGAAATGGCTGAAAATTGCCTTTAGCTTACTCAAAATGTCACCAGGCAAATCAGTAACAGTCAGGGCATGtaccaactttgaaatacacaaaGCGTTTATCACGAGGACTTTACCTTTCAGGGTTAGATTTCTCAACCTCCATACGTTAAGTTGACTttctattttattcaaaatgttctccCATGTTTTCCTATTACATACCTCCGCAAGCTTACCCAACAAGACTCCCAGAACTTTGTAGCTGTTCCCGGCCTCATGAAAACCCCAGGTGCTCGGAGTAGCCTGCGACGCACCAAACACAGCCATCGTCGTCTTATTAGTATTTATCTTTGCGCCAGAGGCCTGGCAGTAAACATTCAGTTCATGGAGAGCCATTTTTAGACTCTCTACATCCCTGACTAACAaatttgtgtcatctgcatattgAAGAATTCTAACTTCATTGTTTGCTGGTGTCAGAATacccctgccaccgaggagctttttaaccacctcggtgacctcaaccccagagataggagagcccgcctcagagaacccagactctgctccctcattggaaggcgtgtcggtggaattgaggagatcttcgaagtattctcccctccggctcacaacgtcccgagtcgaggtcagcagcgccccatccccactatacacagtgttgatggtgcactgctttcccctcctgagacgtcggtggtggaccagaatttcctcgacgtcgtccggaagtctttctccatggcctcaccgaactcctcccatgcccgagtttttgcttcaacgacctccaaagccgcattccgcttggccagccggtacccatcaactgcctcaggagtcccacaggccaaaaacgcccgataggactccttcttcagcttgacggcatccctcaccattggtgtccaccaacgggttcggggattgccgccacgacaggcaccgaccaccttacggctacaactgcggtcggccgcctcagcaatggaggcgcggaacatggtccactcggactcgatgtcccccgccttccccggaacatgggcaaagttctgtcggaggtgggagttgaaactcattctgacaggggattccgccagacgttcccagcagagcctcacaatacgtttgggcctgccacgtcggaccggcatcttcccccaccatcggagccaactcaccaccaggtggtgatcagttgacagctctgcccctctctttacccgagtgtccaagacatgcggccgcaagtccgatgacacgaccacaaagtcgatcatcgaactgcgacctagggtgtcctggtgccaagtgcacgtgtggacacccttatgcttgaacatggtgttcgttatggacaatccgggTTTGCtcgcaaaacaaaccaatttacctaTTTCAATTTATCGTCCCAAACAGAGCACGGATAAATCATTACTCACCCAATTACTAaacttcattttaataatagtttgttttcctatacaatCCTCTATGAAggagtctgggctttttaacttttgcaCATATCTTTATGTCTACACTACAAACAGGGTTTGGAGGGTCTATCTTTCCTTAAAGATAGGTGGGCAGAGAGATGGATAGATTTGATTGCTCATGAATAGATAAATAGACGGACGGACGCATAGTTAGCTAACCTTTGCATATAACTTGTTTGTtataaaaagtgaaatgaaaacaagagaCAAATTAAGTCGAAAATCTTTGCAGTTCGGGGTAAAGAGAGACTTTTACTGCCCACATCAGCAAGcgcatggatgatgtcaccaccacGAAGTCCATCACTGTCCGTGCTTATCAGAAGTCATGGCTGTTgggggaggtctacagactactgaaggtcCGCAACACGGCTTTTAGATTTGGGAatgaggagggcctgaggacagccagggccaatttgtcccgtggcatcaaggaggccaagagggagtactccaggaagatcgcccaccgcttcagtgacagcagtgacaccaggagtctgtggcgtggtattcagaccattacggacTATAAACCCACACCACACcacgggggatgccacccaaccatcacacagcctcttaAATCTGTGCCATCAGgcaggagactgcggagtctccGGCCCAGGACTAGCTGACCCAGTTTTATTCATAAGGCCtctcaggaatctgaactctctccCCGCTCTGCCCCTTCTTCCTCTTCTGTCCtttgcccacctgaactctgacaccccacaaacatgcacatgcacacacattcacgcacTGATTACctatcgcagccgatttcccagatcgggtcccgacatatgtcgggaatgacaaaacttcttgtagtgtgacatcaggcacgacaaacgatttggccctacgacgccaatgaagtctggcaaattggaatttttttggggatatcttccgtgcagtgtgacatatcaacaacaactctccgacagcgcaacttgacggagaccagtaggattgcgtattgtgaccggcgcatcgcctcccgtacttgccgttgtcaacatacttgcgcgccgttgttaacatttattctcaCCCACAAACAAATTTTTACTgaagctttagggcatgattccacggaatgccggcatgtttac
Proteins encoded:
- the LOC133473527 gene encoding uncharacterized protein LOC133473527, with product MALHELNVYCQASGAKINTNKTTMAVFGASQATPSTWGFHEAGNSYKVLGVLLGKLAEVCNRKTWENILNKIESQLNVWRLRNLTLKGKVLVINALCISKLVHALTVTDLPGDILSKLKAIFSHFLWKREKGLVSHATLIGDHGAGGLGLIDIYTKKKSLRLKIIKKYLDSSFTAPWKDFVIPTLRGLGHFGDYNLCQMLPRSLFSALDPFEREVLEGWWSLRPWVSAEPKSLQQSLKVPLRFNPDLMGGGPGSGERMFSDTFERAGISTIGDLLDGSGNYDIVRVRTLFRSRGVLFRRAVVLRLAGRIRESILRNWGSFLEGSSSGGDPGAERDVGFVLVDGTRFFGLSECSTKRIYRILIVGAFRRPAVERTWARTFPALTITSIWANMFNWYTAPKRLYGV